In Gracilimonas sp., a single window of DNA contains:
- a CDS encoding HU family DNA-binding protein: protein MPVNFNVIERAEPGVEGGGNRKFYASAISKGSKGIEELTDRIEKISTVSGADIRAVLYAIIDIVPEMLSDGNIVNIGDLGSFRVSISSEGSVTAEEVDSSHITDARILFRPGNKFDEMLKNLSYEKASA from the coding sequence ATGCCTGTTAATTTTAATGTAATAGAACGAGCGGAGCCCGGCGTAGAGGGCGGCGGAAACAGGAAGTTTTATGCTTCCGCAATAAGTAAAGGTTCGAAAGGGATTGAAGAATTGACCGATCGAATCGAGAAAATCAGTACGGTAAGCGGAGCAGATATCCGTGCGGTACTGTATGCCATTATCGATATTGTTCCCGAAATGCTGAGCGATGGAAACATCGTAAATATCGGCGATTTGGGCAGTTTTCGGGTTAGTATCAGCAGTGAAGGAAGTGTTACGGCTGAAGAAGTAGACAGCAGCCATATCACAGATGCGAGGATCCTGTTTAGGCCGGGTAATAAGTTTGATGAGATGCTGAAAAACTTGAGTTACGAAAAAGCATCCGCCTAA